One Candidatus Binatia bacterium DNA segment encodes these proteins:
- a CDS encoding iron-containing redox enzyme family protein, giving the protein MSQREFKDVRGAGAEHTGALPVDEYMASLGALQAEVATAKNAVWPRVADGTLSEDLLKRFCKEYYFLGKWYTSEFASLVASAPDVDALTLGSSEHFLHWSQNVADELGFAGDANHVDMKVEWARMLGISDDDLMNYRPMPETIGSVFTSLYYMRRSYEEGLAAFGWAGERFAASTNYAKMMYEGMREHYGLEVENFKVHAYAEEDHGRQADFLLRQVAITAGQQRRIRRAIEHVLIGRNARTEALNRWLDEPGALRRSVA; this is encoded by the coding sequence GTGAGCCAGAGAGAATTCAAAGACGTCCGCGGCGCCGGAGCAGAACACACCGGCGCCCTACCCGTCGACGAGTACATGGCGAGTCTGGGAGCACTCCAAGCCGAGGTCGCGACAGCCAAGAACGCGGTGTGGCCACGCGTCGCCGACGGCACGCTCTCGGAGGACCTCCTCAAGCGCTTCTGCAAGGAATACTACTTCCTCGGAAAGTGGTACACGTCCGAGTTCGCGTCGCTCGTCGCCAGCGCGCCGGACGTCGATGCGCTCACGCTGGGATCGAGCGAGCACTTTCTGCATTGGTCGCAGAACGTGGCCGACGAGCTCGGCTTCGCGGGCGACGCCAACCACGTCGACATGAAGGTCGAGTGGGCACGGATGCTCGGCATCTCGGACGACGATCTCATGAACTACCGCCCCATGCCGGAAACCATCGGCTCGGTCTTCACGAGCCTCTACTACATGCGTCGGAGCTACGAGGAGGGTCTCGCGGCGTTCGGCTGGGCCGGTGAGCGGTTCGCTGCGTCCACGAACTACGCGAAGATGATGTACGAGGGGATGCGGGAGCACTACGGCCTCGAAGTCGAGAACTTCAAGGTCCACGCCTACGCGGAAGAAGACCACGGGCGGCAGGCGGACTTCCTGCTTCGCCAGGTCGCGATCACGGCGGGGCAGCAGCGCCGCATCCGGCGCGCGATCGAGCACGTTCTCATTGGCCGGAACGCTCGCACCGAGGCGCTGAATCGGTGGCTGGACGAACCCGGCGCGCTCCGGCGCAGCGTGGCCTGA
- a CDS encoding aldehyde dehydrogenase, translating to MPSGAGQAYLRHPDRFFIGGRWVEPSSTARIDVRDSATEEVFLSVAEAQVDDVDRAVRAAREAFDDGPWPRMTHAERAEWLEKIATAWATKVDAFAQTWTRESGVLHTLAQRAVKHGPPNTFRVHAGFAETFPWTEPHVSQDGKRSLLVREPVGVVGAIIPWNAPNSLVAQKTAAALISGCTVIVKGSPEAPSAPYLLAEICEEIGLPDGVYNVLTAEREVSERLVTNPGVDKISFTGSTAAGRRIASICGERIARCTLELGGKSPAIILDDYDLDTAAKSLAQSALMMNGQVCSSLTRLIVSKERHDDFVDALAARLGRMKVGDPFDESSRVGPLAMARQRDTVEGYIAKGREEGVRIATGGARPAHLDRGYYVEPTVFAGADNDSTVAREEIFGPVLTVIPAESEEHAIEIANDTNYGLNSSVFTNDPERAYAVGRRIRAGTVGHNAFKTDFSISFGGFKQSGIGREGGTEGLHPFLEAKTMIFDEPAKAES from the coding sequence ATGCCCAGCGGCGCCGGCCAGGCATACCTTCGACATCCCGACCGTTTCTTCATCGGGGGACGGTGGGTCGAGCCGTCTTCCACCGCGCGCATCGACGTCCGCGACAGCGCGACCGAAGAGGTCTTCCTTTCCGTCGCAGAAGCGCAGGTCGATGACGTCGACCGCGCGGTCAGGGCGGCGCGCGAGGCATTCGACGATGGCCCGTGGCCGCGGATGACCCACGCAGAGCGCGCGGAGTGGCTGGAAAAGATCGCGACCGCGTGGGCGACGAAGGTCGATGCGTTCGCACAGACGTGGACACGCGAGTCCGGGGTTCTACACACCCTCGCCCAGCGCGCGGTCAAGCACGGTCCACCCAACACCTTCCGCGTCCACGCCGGGTTCGCGGAAACGTTCCCGTGGACCGAACCGCACGTCTCGCAGGACGGAAAGCGATCGCTCCTCGTACGGGAGCCCGTCGGCGTCGTCGGCGCAATCATTCCTTGGAATGCTCCGAACTCTCTGGTCGCGCAGAAGACGGCTGCCGCACTCATCTCCGGCTGCACAGTCATCGTGAAGGGCTCCCCGGAAGCGCCCTCCGCGCCCTACCTCCTCGCAGAGATTTGTGAGGAAATCGGTCTGCCCGACGGCGTCTACAACGTCCTCACCGCCGAGCGGGAGGTTTCGGAACGGCTGGTCACGAACCCCGGGGTCGACAAGATCAGCTTCACCGGATCGACGGCGGCCGGTCGCCGCATCGCGTCGATCTGCGGCGAGCGCATCGCCCGCTGCACGCTCGAACTGGGCGGCAAGTCGCCTGCAATCATTCTGGACGACTACGACCTCGACACCGCCGCGAAGTCGCTCGCACAGAGTGCCCTCATGATGAATGGCCAGGTCTGCTCCTCGCTCACCCGGCTCATCGTCAGCAAGGAGCGCCACGACGACTTCGTCGACGCCCTGGCCGCCCGGCTCGGCAGGATGAAGGTCGGGGATCCGTTCGACGAGTCTTCCCGGGTCGGCCCCCTTGCGATGGCGCGTCAACGCGACACCGTCGAGGGGTACATCGCCAAAGGGCGTGAGGAAGGCGTACGCATCGCAACCGGGGGTGCTCGCCCCGCGCACCTCGACCGCGGCTACTACGTCGAACCGACGGTATTCGCCGGCGCCGACAACGACTCGACGGTCGCGCGCGAAGAGATCTTCGGACCGGTGCTCACCGTCATTCCGGCGGAAAGCGAAGAGCACGCGATCGAGATCGCGAACGACACGAATTACGGACTCAATTCGTCCGTGTTCACGAACGACCCCGAGCGCGCGTACGCCGTCGGTCGGCGGATCCGCGCGGGAACCGTGGGGCACAACGCCTTCAAGACGGACTTCAGCATCTCGTTCGGCGGCTTCAAGCAGTCCGGCATTGGCCGCGAAGGCGGCACCGAGGGGCTGCACCCCTTCTTGGAAGCGAAGACGATGATCTTCGACGAGCCCGCCAAGGCGGAGTCCTGA
- a CDS encoding epoxide hydrolase translates to MTKPIDPFEVRVDDAVLDDLRARLRNTRWPAALEDPTWAYGIEQTYLRDLAQHWLDAYDWRTHEARLNSWPQYRTEIDGQNIHFYHVPSVVPDATPLILTHGWPGSVVEFLNLIGPLTDPAAHGGDPRDAFHVVVPSLPGYAFSQPNDAKGWEPKRTGRAWAELMARLGYDHYGAQGGDWGWFVSHWLAREDPDHCFAIHLNLLFAMPPSKEAVAKLSELPASEREKWERFQAYSGGESGYANIQSTKPETLGLGLADSPVAQLGWIAEKFRSWTDCDGSIENVVSRDDLLTNVMIYWITNTGASSARFYYEAMRSGALAPQPRLETPVGHACFPKEILAAPRPWCETAFNVVHWTDMPRGGHFPALEQPELLLNDIRTFFRRFRTPAPTAT, encoded by the coding sequence ATGACGAAACCGATCGACCCCTTCGAGGTCCGCGTCGACGACGCCGTGCTCGACGACCTACGCGCGCGCCTCCGCAACACACGCTGGCCCGCGGCGCTCGAAGATCCCACCTGGGCGTACGGCATCGAGCAGACGTACCTCCGCGACTTGGCGCAGCATTGGCTCGACGCGTACGACTGGCGCACGCACGAAGCGCGCCTCAACTCGTGGCCTCAGTACCGCACGGAGATCGACGGGCAGAACATCCACTTCTACCACGTGCCGTCCGTCGTCCCGGACGCGACGCCCTTGATCCTCACGCACGGATGGCCGGGGTCAGTCGTGGAGTTTCTGAATCTGATCGGCCCCCTGACCGACCCCGCCGCGCACGGCGGGGACCCGCGGGACGCGTTTCACGTCGTCGTCCCCTCTCTGCCCGGCTACGCCTTCTCTCAGCCCAACGACGCAAAGGGCTGGGAACCGAAGCGCACCGGCCGCGCCTGGGCCGAGCTGATGGCCCGACTCGGCTACGACCACTACGGCGCACAGGGCGGTGACTGGGGTTGGTTCGTGAGCCACTGGCTCGCGCGCGAGGATCCGGATCACTGCTTCGCGATTCATCTCAACCTGCTGTTCGCCATGCCGCCCTCGAAAGAAGCCGTCGCGAAGCTCAGCGAGCTGCCCGCTTCGGAACGCGAGAAGTGGGAGCGCTTCCAAGCCTACAGCGGCGGGGAGTCGGGGTACGCGAACATCCAGTCCACGAAGCCGGAGACACTCGGACTCGGACTCGCGGATTCGCCCGTAGCCCAACTCGGCTGGATCGCCGAGAAGTTCCGCAGCTGGACCGACTGCGACGGCAGCATCGAGAACGTCGTCTCCCGCGACGACCTGCTCACGAACGTCATGATCTACTGGATCACCAATACGGGCGCGTCGTCGGCCCGGTTCTACTACGAGGCGATGCGCTCCGGTGCTCTCGCACCGCAGCCGCGTCTCGAGACACCGGTCGGACACGCGTGCTTCCCCAAGGAGATCCTGGCGGCGCCGCGCCCCTGGTGCGAAACCGCGTTCAACGTCGTCCACTGGACCGACATGCCACGGGGCGGCCACTTCCCGGCGTTGGAGCAGCCGGAGCTCCTGCTCAACGACATCCGTACGTTCTTCCGTCGCTTTCGCACACCCGCCCCTACTGCCACCTGA
- a CDS encoding amidohydrolase family protein has product MTVLHAAGVLDVDSGAVLESGYVRVEGNRITAVTADASVAGNANEVIELPDLTLLPGLMDMEVDLVLGGPGAGLSDPVRVDPIKMALRAVANGRRTLRAGFTTVRNLGLFVKSGGYLIDVALSEAIDAGWVDGPRIVPAGHAIVPTGGHLDPSAQSGVAPHIMPLSVEEGIADGIDQVRRAVRYQIKHGAKLIKCCASGGVMTATGPPGAQQYSAEELAAIADEAHRRGLKVATHCHGDTAVGAALDAGIDCIEHGFMIGDETIQRMVDTGTFLVSTNALTENWDVTQHPPALQAKAAEVFPRAKESLSKAIAAGVKIACGSDAPAIWHGRNAEEVVVLVKRGMTPIQAIRAATTVAAELIDAPELGRIAEGKLADIIGVPGDPLTDITVTQAVKFVMKDGKVYA; this is encoded by the coding sequence ATCACCGTGCTTCACGCCGCTGGCGTCCTCGACGTCGACAGTGGCGCCGTCCTCGAGTCGGGCTACGTCCGCGTGGAAGGAAACCGCATCACGGCGGTAACGGCTGATGCGAGCGTGGCCGGCAACGCGAACGAGGTGATCGAGCTACCCGACCTGACTCTTCTTCCGGGGCTGATGGACATGGAGGTCGATCTGGTCTTGGGCGGCCCGGGCGCCGGGCTTTCGGATCCGGTGCGCGTCGATCCGATCAAGATGGCCCTGCGTGCGGTCGCCAACGGCCGCCGGACGCTACGGGCGGGCTTTACCACGGTCCGGAACCTCGGGTTGTTCGTGAAGAGTGGGGGGTATCTGATCGACGTCGCACTCTCGGAGGCCATCGATGCCGGTTGGGTCGACGGGCCTCGCATCGTGCCGGCAGGCCACGCGATCGTGCCGACCGGCGGGCACCTCGATCCGAGCGCGCAGTCGGGTGTGGCGCCGCACATCATGCCGCTCTCGGTCGAGGAGGGCATCGCCGACGGCATCGATCAGGTGCGGCGCGCGGTTCGTTACCAGATCAAGCACGGCGCAAAGCTCATCAAGTGCTGCGCGTCGGGCGGGGTGATGACGGCGACGGGCCCGCCGGGAGCGCAGCAGTATTCGGCCGAAGAGCTTGCGGCCATCGCCGACGAGGCACATCGCCGCGGTCTCAAGGTGGCGACCCACTGCCACGGCGACACTGCCGTCGGCGCGGCTCTCGATGCCGGCATCGACTGCATCGAGCACGGCTTCATGATCGGCGACGAGACGATTCAGCGGATGGTCGACACGGGTACGTTTCTCGTGAGCACCAATGCTCTGACCGAGAACTGGGACGTCACCCAGCATCCTCCCGCGCTCCAGGCGAAGGCGGCCGAGGTCTTTCCGCGAGCGAAGGAGTCGCTCTCGAAGGCAATCGCGGCCGGCGTCAAGATCGCGTGCGGGAGCGACGCGCCAGCGATCTGGCACGGGCGGAACGCGGAGGAGGTCGTGGTGCTGGTGAAGCGCGGCATGACTCCGATCCAGGCGATCCGCGCGGCGACCACGGTCGCCGCGGAACTCATCGACGCTCCGGAGCTGGGGCGTATCGCCGAGGGCAAGCTTGCCGACATCATCGGCGTGCCTGGCGATCCTCTCACCGACATCACGGTCACGCAGGCCGTCAAGTTCGTGATGAAGGACGGCAAGGTCTACGCGTGA
- a CDS encoding amidohydrolase family protein has protein sequence MGMKMEDMILVSVDDHVCEPPDMFENHVPEEWKDRAPRMQRKADGADVWVFDGDQIPNVGLNAVAGRPPEEYGMEPTALAQLRKGCFDIDARIGDMNANGVLGSLCFPSVPGFCGELFARRVRDKNEHELARVMLQAYNDWHIDEWCAKYPGRFIPLALPTMWDPELMADEVRRVAKKGCHAMTFPDVPTGHGYPSIHSEHWDPFWKACQDEGTVVCIHIGSGTGMSLQDTIAPIEVMISSTPITLYNCAVELVYSRAFRNFPGLQVALSEGGTGWIAYCLERMDYVHEHHNPWTHHTFAGGKKPSDVFREHVITCFIDDAAGIATRDRIGIDTMTWECDYPHSDTTWPQSPEKLWKLVEGLPDQDIDKITHGNAMRHFQYDPFRHIPREQCTVGALRARAKDVDLTPIGGKGGKAPSDYEHGYATVGDIINQMAGAFATPFADD, from the coding sequence ATGGGCATGAAAATGGAAGACATGATCCTCGTTAGTGTTGATGATCACGTCTGCGAGCCACCGGACATGTTCGAGAATCACGTGCCCGAGGAATGGAAGGACCGGGCGCCGCGGATGCAGCGCAAGGCGGACGGGGCCGACGTCTGGGTCTTCGACGGGGATCAGATCCCCAACGTCGGACTGAACGCGGTCGCCGGACGCCCACCCGAGGAATACGGCATGGAGCCGACGGCACTCGCCCAACTTCGGAAGGGCTGCTTCGACATCGATGCGCGCATCGGCGACATGAACGCGAACGGGGTGCTGGGCTCGCTCTGCTTCCCGTCGGTCCCGGGCTTTTGCGGGGAGCTGTTTGCGAGGCGAGTGAGGGACAAGAACGAACACGAGCTCGCGCGGGTGATGCTGCAAGCGTACAACGACTGGCACATCGACGAGTGGTGCGCCAAATATCCCGGACGGTTCATTCCCCTTGCGCTCCCGACAATGTGGGATCCGGAGCTGATGGCCGACGAAGTGCGTCGCGTCGCGAAAAAGGGATGTCACGCGATGACGTTCCCGGACGTGCCCACGGGCCATGGGTACCCCTCGATCCACAGCGAGCACTGGGATCCGTTCTGGAAGGCGTGTCAGGACGAAGGGACCGTCGTGTGCATTCACATCGGCTCGGGCACAGGCATGAGCCTGCAGGACACGATTGCCCCGATCGAAGTCATGATCTCGAGCACCCCGATCACGCTCTACAATTGTGCGGTCGAGCTCGTGTACAGCCGAGCGTTCCGGAACTTTCCGGGCCTACAGGTTGCACTGTCCGAAGGGGGTACCGGCTGGATCGCGTACTGCCTCGAGCGCATGGACTACGTGCACGAGCATCACAATCCGTGGACGCACCACACCTTCGCCGGAGGCAAGAAGCCGAGCGATGTCTTCCGCGAGCACGTCATCACGTGCTTCATCGACGACGCGGCGGGCATTGCGACGCGCGACCGGATCGGCATCGACACGATGACGTGGGAGTGCGACTACCCGCATTCCGACACCACATGGCCCCAGTCGCCCGAGAAACTGTGGAAGTTAGTCGAGGGGCTGCCTGACCAGGACATCGACAAGATCACCCATGGGAACGCGATGCGCCATTTTCAATACGACCCGTTCCGACACATTCCGCGTGAGCAGTGCACGGTAGGTGCGCTCCGAGCCCGGGCGAAGGACGTTGATCTGACGCCGATCGGAGGGAAGGGTGGCAAGGCGCCTTCCGACTACGAGCACGGCTACGCGACGGTCGGCGACATCATCAACCAGATGGCAGGTGCGTTCGCGACGCCATTCGCCGACGACTGA
- a CDS encoding SDR family NAD(P)-dependent oxidoreductase — translation MRVEGARAIVVGGASGMARATAEDLKAGGARVAIFDLPTSKGEEVAGEIGGDTVFLPVDITDENATEAAIDQVVEKFGGLEIGVNVAGGGIAKRTLTKSGPHPLDDFRKVIDLNLIGTFNLVRLQADRMSRNEPNEDGERGVIINTASIAAFEGQIGQVAYTAAKAGVAGMSLTVARDLGGLGIRCMAIAPSLFLTGLTAMVPEEMAAGLTAGAAFPKRMGKPDEYARLARAIIETPMLNGSTIRLDAGQRFQPR, via the coding sequence ATGAGAGTTGAAGGAGCACGAGCGATCGTGGTGGGTGGCGCTTCGGGCATGGCCCGGGCCACGGCCGAGGACCTGAAGGCGGGTGGCGCGCGCGTAGCGATCTTCGATTTGCCGACGTCGAAGGGAGAAGAGGTCGCCGGGGAGATCGGCGGAGACACTGTGTTCCTTCCGGTTGACATCACCGACGAGAACGCGACCGAGGCGGCGATCGATCAGGTGGTCGAGAAGTTCGGGGGGCTCGAGATCGGCGTGAACGTGGCGGGTGGCGGCATCGCCAAGCGCACATTGACGAAGAGTGGGCCGCACCCGCTCGACGACTTCCGCAAGGTGATCGATTTGAACCTGATCGGGACGTTCAACCTGGTGCGGCTGCAGGCGGATCGCATGAGCCGCAACGAGCCGAACGAGGACGGCGAGCGCGGCGTCATCATCAATACGGCGTCGATCGCGGCGTTCGAAGGTCAGATCGGTCAGGTTGCGTACACGGCCGCGAAGGCGGGCGTCGCCGGCATGTCGCTCACCGTGGCGCGCGATCTCGGTGGCCTCGGTATCCGCTGCATGGCGATCGCCCCGAGTCTCTTTCTGACCGGCCTCACGGCGATGGTCCCGGAGGAAATGGCAGCGGGGCTCACCGCAGGCGCGGCCTTCCCCAAGCGAATGGGGAAGCCGGACGAATACGCCCGTCTCGCCCGCGCGATCATCGAGACGCCCATGCTGAATGGCTCGACGATTCGCCTGGACGCCGGGCAGAGGTTCCAGCCGCGGTAA
- a CDS encoding Zn-dependent alcohol dehydrogenase, with the protein MKAAVLNEPDQPLDITNIQIDKPGPREVLLRTVASGVCHSDLHLIRRRRGPIVPGHEPAGIVEQVGDDVTYVKPGDRVIACLSIFCGICDFCTSGRTHLCGGLMFDRQDGEPSRLSLDGTPVAQMAQLSSFAEQMLVPENSLVKIREEMPLDCAALIGCGVTTGLGAALYRARIEAGSTCAVVGCGGVGLSIIQGCRIAGATRIIAIDTQEWKLDLAKKIGATDGVNASEGKAAKQVKELTGGGVDYSFEAVGTNATARQAYDMAKRGGTAVLVGVITEREPLALPGFDVVMNEKQLIGSTMGSVGFRIAMPRFVDLYLNGQLLLDEIISARRPLEEINVCFDEMREGSAARNVIMFE; encoded by the coding sequence GTGAAAGCCGCAGTACTCAACGAACCGGATCAGCCCCTCGACATCACGAACATCCAGATCGACAAGCCGGGCCCCCGCGAGGTCTTGCTCCGCACCGTGGCGTCGGGCGTGTGTCACAGTGACTTGCACCTCATCCGGCGTCGACGCGGGCCCATCGTCCCCGGGCACGAACCCGCGGGCATCGTCGAGCAGGTGGGTGATGACGTCACGTACGTAAAGCCCGGTGATCGGGTCATCGCGTGCCTCTCGATCTTCTGCGGGATCTGCGACTTTTGCACGAGTGGCCGAACGCACCTCTGCGGCGGCCTCATGTTCGATCGACAGGATGGAGAACCGTCGCGACTCTCTCTCGACGGGACGCCGGTGGCGCAGATGGCGCAGCTCTCGTCCTTCGCCGAGCAGATGCTCGTGCCGGAGAACTCGCTCGTGAAGATCCGCGAAGAGATGCCTCTCGACTGCGCGGCCCTCATCGGCTGCGGCGTGACGACCGGACTCGGGGCGGCACTCTACCGAGCACGTATCGAAGCAGGCTCCACGTGCGCCGTCGTGGGTTGCGGCGGCGTCGGTCTCAGCATCATCCAAGGGTGCCGTATCGCCGGCGCCACGCGGATCATCGCGATCGACACACAGGAGTGGAAGCTCGATCTCGCCAAGAAGATTGGCGCGACCGATGGCGTAAACGCCTCGGAAGGCAAGGCCGCGAAGCAGGTGAAAGAACTCACGGGCGGGGGCGTGGATTACAGCTTCGAAGCGGTCGGTACGAACGCTACCGCCCGCCAGGCGTACGACATGGCCAAGCGGGGAGGAACAGCGGTCCTCGTCGGTGTCATCACCGAGCGCGAGCCTCTCGCCCTCCCCGGCTTCGACGTCGTCATGAACGAAAAACAGCTCATCGGCTCCACGATGGGCTCCGTTGGATTCCGCATCGCCATGCCGCGATTCGTGGATCTCTACCTGAACGGGCAGCTCCTGCTCGACGAGATCATTTCAGCGCGCCGTCCCCTCGAGGAGATCAACGTCTGCTTCGACGAGATGCGCGAGGGTTCCGCCGCCCGCAACGTGATCATGTTCGAGTGA
- a CDS encoding MFS transporter — MSRRIAMGRRYHVCGGHLDDPARSLSSCAVFRNGRGEPVSLNRNEAAAAPTTSSAGRRVLLILWIVYVFNFVDRNILSILLEPIKQELGVSDTAMGFLTGFAFAVFYTVAGIPIARLADRRSRRVVMSIGVAFWSLATAASGFVQSFSQLALARIAVGVGEASATPAAHSLISDYFPPEQRTRAIAIYNTGANGGILVGLVLGGWLQQTFGWRVAFLVVGLPGLLVALLVAAFITEPPRGLSEGRDAAEEAPSLGESLRLLGGLRTYIHIAIAAGLYAMPNYGTIAWMPTFLIRVFGVGYAEIGLTLGMVLGFVGAAGTYLAGTLCDRLLRRDVRWLVWIPAIGSAVSVPFIAVTLLAPSFAFGMPFYAASVFFGASFAAPTYALVQALAPLRMRATASAVLLFALNLIGLGLGPTVVGILNDALAPRFGDEAIRYSLLFVSLLNIWGMVHSLIAARSVRADIEGAAAQ; from the coding sequence GTGAGTCGTCGAATCGCCATGGGCCGACGCTACCACGTGTGCGGCGGGCATCTCGACGACCCGGCCCGTTCGCTTTCCTCGTGCGCCGTTTTCCGCAACGGTCGCGGTGAGCCCGTGTCCTTGAACCGCAACGAAGCCGCAGCCGCGCCCACGACCTCCTCCGCGGGGCGCCGCGTGCTCCTGATCCTGTGGATCGTCTACGTCTTCAACTTCGTCGACCGGAACATCCTCTCCATCCTCCTCGAGCCGATCAAGCAGGAACTCGGAGTGAGCGACACGGCGATGGGCTTTCTCACCGGGTTCGCATTCGCGGTGTTCTATACGGTCGCCGGAATCCCGATCGCACGACTCGCGGACCGCAGATCGCGACGCGTCGTGATGTCCATCGGCGTCGCGTTCTGGAGTCTCGCCACCGCGGCGTCCGGATTCGTGCAGAGCTTCAGCCAGCTCGCGCTCGCCCGCATCGCGGTCGGCGTCGGCGAAGCCTCGGCCACGCCGGCTGCGCACTCTCTCATCTCCGATTACTTTCCACCCGAGCAACGGACCCGCGCGATCGCCATCTACAACACGGGGGCGAACGGCGGGATCCTCGTCGGACTCGTGCTCGGCGGATGGCTCCAGCAGACGTTTGGCTGGCGGGTGGCCTTTCTCGTCGTCGGGTTGCCGGGGTTGTTGGTGGCCTTGCTGGTTGCCGCCTTCATCACCGAGCCGCCGCGCGGCCTCTCGGAGGGACGCGACGCAGCCGAGGAGGCCCCGAGTCTCGGCGAGAGCCTTCGCTTGCTCGGTGGCCTCCGAACCTACATCCACATCGCGATCGCGGCCGGCCTCTACGCCATGCCCAACTACGGGACCATCGCATGGATGCCGACGTTCCTCATCCGCGTCTTCGGTGTCGGGTACGCGGAGATCGGTCTCACCCTCGGCATGGTTCTCGGGTTCGTGGGCGCGGCCGGAACCTACCTCGCCGGAACTCTCTGCGACCGACTTCTGCGGCGGGACGTCCGCTGGCTCGTCTGGATCCCGGCAATCGGCAGCGCGGTGAGCGTCCCGTTCATCGCGGTGACGCTCCTCGCACCCAGCTTCGCGTTCGGCATGCCCTTCTACGCCGCCTCGGTCTTCTTCGGCGCGAGTTTCGCAGCGCCCACGTACGCGCTCGTGCAAGCCCTCGCCCCCCTCCGCATGCGCGCGACGGCGTCCGCCGTACTCCTCTTTGCGTTGAACCTGATCGGCCTGGGCCTCGGGCCCACGGTGGTCGGCATCCTCAACGACGCGCTCGCTCCGCGCTTCGGCGACGAGGCGATTCGCTACTCCCTGTTGTTCGTGTCGCTGTTGAACATCTGGGGCATGGTGCATTCTCTGATCGCTGCGCGCAGCGTTCGCGCCGACATCGAAGGAGCGGCAGCCCAATGA
- a CDS encoding VOC family protein, with product MAIRRLTHMGICVSDLERSLLFYRDVLGCQEVGRLDLKGEPTATLNGMSDVDVRTIYLERDGWRLELIEFIVPEPVGSREARPMNQLGLTHVAFRVDDLDDACAKIEAAGGSLLAGTRLDLPGPTRVIMALDPDGVRLELLEKSGDPDSLPGGGGVTRT from the coding sequence ATGGCGATTCGACGACTCACGCACATGGGAATCTGCGTTTCGGACCTCGAGCGCTCGCTGCTCTTCTATCGCGACGTGCTCGGGTGCCAGGAGGTCGGGCGCCTCGATCTGAAGGGCGAGCCCACCGCCACGTTGAACGGGATGTCCGACGTGGACGTGCGCACGATCTACCTGGAGCGAGATGGATGGCGCCTCGAGCTGATCGAGTTCATCGTGCCGGAGCCGGTCGGCTCCAGGGAGGCGAGGCCGATGAACCAGCTTGGCCTCACCCACGTGGCGTTCCGCGTGGACGACCTCGATGACGCGTGCGCCAAGATCGAAGCCGCCGGCGGGAGCCTGCTCGCCGGGACCCGCCTCGATCTCCCGGGGCCCACGCGCGTAATCATGGCTCTCGACCCCGACGGCGTGCGGCTCGAGCTTCTGGAGAAGTCGGGTGATCCTGATTCTCTTCCCGGTGGTGGTGGCGTCACTCGAACATGA